From Thermoanaerobaculia bacterium, the proteins below share one genomic window:
- a CDS encoding ABC transporter permease, with the protein MTEAFRQLWRDLRSQKLRTLLTLFGIVWGTTAVSLLLAFGVGLKHQQIRRVKGLGDRIVIAWPGLTSVPYNGLGKGRKVRVAEEDIEAVRAQATQITGISSEYRKELKVRVGAKTFNVGVSGVNPFFGEVRNLNPQAGGRFLDPLDISGQRRVAFVGDKLATDMFGKDPVVGKTVFIQDTPFLVIGVQTHKLQNSSYGGRDANKIYVPASTMRVLIGEKYCNNIIFQPKPSRPSKEAIAEVRGILARRTGFDPNDKEALSIWDTTEQFHFFDVFFLAFNLFLGIIGVLTLIVGGIGVSNIMNVIVDERTREIGIKMALGARERFVLRQLLVETMVLTGTGGAIGLLLSLVICLAVPTKGLGDTIGRPELSPVIALVTAAVLGTIGFLAGYFPAREASRLDPVVAMKL; encoded by the coding sequence ATGACCGAAGCCTTCCGGCAGCTCTGGCGCGATCTGCGGTCGCAAAAGCTGCGAACGCTGCTGACCCTCTTCGGGATCGTGTGGGGGACGACCGCCGTGTCGCTCCTCCTCGCCTTCGGCGTGGGCCTGAAGCATCAGCAGATCCGCCGCGTCAAGGGGCTCGGCGACCGCATCGTCATCGCCTGGCCGGGCCTGACGTCGGTCCCGTACAACGGGCTGGGAAAGGGGCGCAAGGTCCGCGTCGCGGAAGAGGACATCGAGGCCGTCCGCGCGCAGGCGACGCAGATCACCGGTATCTCCTCGGAATACCGGAAAGAGCTGAAAGTCCGCGTCGGGGCGAAGACATTCAACGTCGGGGTCTCCGGCGTCAATCCCTTCTTCGGCGAGGTACGCAACCTCAACCCCCAGGCCGGCGGGCGCTTCCTCGACCCGCTCGACATCTCCGGACAGCGGCGCGTCGCGTTCGTCGGCGACAAGCTCGCGACCGACATGTTCGGGAAGGACCCGGTCGTCGGGAAGACCGTGTTCATCCAGGACACGCCGTTCCTCGTGATCGGCGTGCAGACGCACAAGCTCCAGAACTCGTCGTACGGCGGGCGCGACGCGAACAAGATCTATGTGCCCGCGAGCACGATGCGGGTGCTCATCGGCGAGAAGTACTGCAACAACATCATCTTCCAGCCGAAGCCTTCGCGCCCCTCGAAGGAGGCGATCGCGGAGGTGCGAGGCATCCTCGCCCGCCGGACCGGCTTCGATCCGAACGACAAGGAAGCGCTCTCGATCTGGGACACGACCGAGCAGTTCCATTTCTTCGACGTCTTCTTCCTCGCGTTCAACCTGTTCCTCGGGATCATCGGCGTCCTGACGCTGATCGTCGGGGGCATCGGCGTGTCGAACATCATGAACGTCATCGTCGACGAGCGCACGCGCGAGATCGGCATCAAGATGGCGCTCGGCGCCCGGGAGAGGTTCGTGCTCCGGCAGCTCCTCGTCGAGACGATGGTGCTGACCGGAACGGGCGGCGCGATCGGGCTGCTTCTCTCGCTCGTGATCTGCCTCGCGGTCCCGACGAAGGGGCTCGGCGACACGATCGGCCGCCCGGAGCTCTCCCCGGTGATCGCGCTCGTGACCGCGGCGGTCCTCGGGACGATCGGGTTCCTGGCGGGGTACTTCCCGGCCAGGGAGGCGTCGCGGCTCGACCCGGTCGTGGCGATGAAGCTGTGA
- a CDS encoding efflux RND transporter periplasmic adaptor subunit, whose protein sequence is MKKLFRIFFILLGIVAVAAALYAWASADKKDGKTKLVSVETGSITEKALAVGQIEPRQKYSIKSKISGVVKTCVVQVGDKVRPGDPLFEIAPDPTPTDVTDASTAVDTARSSFEQAQIDYARQQSLYKQGIAAKSALDSAKTTYDLAKITLDKAVQTRELTMTGRVSGGGITLESIIRAPAAGTILTRTVNPGEPVVPLTPYQPGTELASIADMSDLLFRGTIDEIDVGKIAVGMPARIKVGALPSDTVTGRVTRIAPQAQQKEGATLFDVWVELDPGSEVMLRAGYSANAEIVIREKKGVLTIPERLVEFEDGGNKAFVEVAAADPKAKPVKTEVKVGISDGLNVEIVSGVSAGQKLVEKPPKEITAS, encoded by the coding sequence ATGAAGAAGCTTTTTCGTATCTTCTTTATTTTGCTGGGAATCGTGGCGGTTGCCGCCGCACTGTACGCCTGGGCGAGCGCCGACAAGAAGGATGGTAAGACCAAGCTCGTCAGCGTCGAGACCGGGAGCATCACCGAAAAGGCCCTCGCGGTCGGCCAGATCGAGCCGCGCCAGAAGTACTCGATCAAATCGAAGATCTCGGGCGTCGTGAAGACGTGCGTCGTCCAGGTCGGAGACAAGGTTCGGCCGGGCGACCCCCTCTTCGAGATCGCGCCGGACCCCACCCCGACCGACGTCACCGACGCCTCGACCGCGGTCGACACCGCGCGGAGCTCCTTCGAGCAGGCGCAGATCGATTACGCCCGCCAGCAGTCGCTCTACAAGCAGGGGATCGCCGCGAAGTCGGCGCTCGACTCCGCGAAGACGACCTACGACCTCGCGAAGATCACCCTCGACAAGGCGGTCCAGACGCGGGAGCTCACGATGACGGGGCGGGTGAGCGGCGGCGGGATCACGCTCGAGTCGATCATCCGGGCGCCGGCGGCCGGGACCATCCTCACCCGCACGGTCAACCCGGGCGAGCCGGTCGTTCCCCTGACGCCGTACCAGCCCGGGACCGAGCTCGCGTCGATTGCCGACATGAGCGATCTCCTCTTCCGGGGGACGATCGACGAGATCGACGTCGGGAAGATCGCCGTCGGCATGCCGGCGCGGATCAAGGTCGGAGCTCTCCCCTCGGATACGGTCACCGGCCGCGTCACCCGCATTGCACCGCAGGCGCAGCAGAAGGAGGGCGCGACCCTGTTCGACGTCTGGGTCGAGCTCGATCCCGGGAGCGAGGTCATGCTCCGGGCCGGGTACTCGGCCAACGCCGAGATCGTCATCCGGGAGAAGAAGGGCGTGCTGACGATCCCGGAGCGCCTCGTCGAATTCGAGGACGGCGGCAACAAGGCGTTCGTCGAGGTCGCTGCCGCGGACCCGAAGGCGAAGCCGGTCAAGACGGAGGTCAAGGTCGGAATCTCGGACGGGCTGAACGTCGAGATCGTCTCCGGGGTCTCCGCCGGCCAGAAGCTCGTCGAAAAGCCGCCGAAGGAAATCACGGCGTCGTGA
- a CDS encoding UPF0158 family protein, which translates to MNLDWEGLVVGFESRSQQITHFLDRETGDVVQVVETREPARHAELSGSRRYLALPRDRGERGAGEMELFVEEVEDEKTREELRRALSAADPSDAYRAALLAHPREEGLFFQFKQRRARERAEEWLASMGIPFEKKAPILRASREFPGGIKPR; encoded by the coding sequence ATGAACCTCGACTGGGAAGGACTCGTCGTCGGTTTCGAGAGCCGGTCGCAGCAGATCACGCACTTCCTCGACCGGGAGACGGGAGATGTCGTGCAGGTCGTCGAGACGCGGGAGCCGGCGCGCCACGCCGAGCTCTCGGGCTCCCGCCGGTATCTCGCGCTCCCCCGCGACCGCGGGGAGCGGGGCGCGGGCGAAATGGAGCTCTTCGTCGAGGAAGTCGAGGACGAGAAGACCCGGGAGGAGCTCCGCCGGGCGCTCTCGGCGGCGGACCCCTCCGACGCCTACCGCGCGGCGCTGCTGGCGCACCCGCGCGAAGAGGGGCTCTTCTTCCAGTTCAAGCAGCGGCGGGCCCGCGAGCGCGCCGAGGAATGGCTCGCCTCCATGGGCATCCCGTTCGAGAAGAAGGCGCCGATCCTCCGGGCGTCGCGCGAGTTCCCGGGCGGGATCAAGCCCCGGTAG